One stretch of Miscanthus floridulus cultivar M001 chromosome 18, ASM1932011v1, whole genome shotgun sequence DNA includes these proteins:
- the LOC136524165 gene encoding uncharacterized protein, with the protein MDMTPTSRLSHSMLSASSSRVKSTDVGSSRFVHQSRGLPYVGKSSPINIRARDDSPSTPNAAKPSHHDVLARMPSLVMEGVSGTGTDLSPTTTTSGDPSATSPSVQPTSGTVAWAVGGASCATTLGAAMVASGCGLPVTAAATSTCVSEALISCVAPTVDGTTSAEGSSVCPSSTSVSPPSSATQRPPKASLEPLHPLVPSRAWAPPWAVPDRSVMQPHRCCSRPKWLRCQPTVAAPLEGRCSSLVPTPKDYAASRRYKE; encoded by the coding sequence ATGGACATGACTCCCACAtcgaggctctcccactccatgctctcggcgTCGTCGTCAAGGGTGAAGAGCACCGACGTCGGGTCCTCTAGATTTGTCCACCAGAGCAGGGGTTTGCCTTACGTAGGCAAGTCGTCGCCCATCAACATTAGGGCCAGAGACGACTCTCCATCGACTCCAAATGCCGCCAAGCCCTCTCACCACGATGTTCTCGCTAGGATGCCCTCTCTGGtgatggaaggggtcagcggtACGGGCACCGACCTCTCTCCCACCACCACGACATCTGGGGACCCCTCGGCCACGTCCCCCTCCGTCCAGCCCACGTCGGGCACCGTGGCTTGGGCCGTCGGTGGCGCGAGTTGTGCCACTACCTTGGGTGCCGCCATGGTTGCATCTGGCTGTGGCCTGCCTGTCACAGCtgctgccacctccacctgcgtCAGCGAGGCCTTGATTAGCTGCGTCGCGCCCACAGTAGATGGCACCACGAGTGCGGAAGGTAGTTCTGTCTGCCCATCATCGACATCGGTATCACCTCCATCGTCGGCTACTCAGCGACCTCCGAAGGCGTCCCTCGAGCCCCTACACCCGCTTGTCCCGTcgagggcatgggcaccaccatgggcggTGCCTGACCGGTCGGTGATGCAACCACACCGGTGCTGCTCCCGCCCAAAATGGCTACGATGCCAACCGACGGTTGCTGCCCCGCTtgaagggcgatgctcttctttggtGCCAACGCCAAAGGACTACGCCGCCTCACGACGCTACAAGGaatga